The nucleotide window GAGCAGGACGCCTTCGCCCTGCCCGACGACGCGGCGGTCACCACCGGGCCGGTCGACGAGCGACTGCCGGGGATGACGCTGCTGCACACGACCGCCGTCGCGTTGCCGGGGACTCCGGAGCGCGGTGCGCTCTATCAGTCAGTGTCGGGCGATAGCCGTGCGAACGGCGCGCCCAGGGGTCGGGCGCCCATCCGCGCGATTCCCTACTTCGCCTGGGCGAATCGGGGGCCGAGCACCATGGATGTGTGGCTGCGGCGGAGGGAGGCCGCTTCGGGCTAGGGATTGGCCCGCGAGCTCAATGGTCGAGGCGGAAACTCGGGCCGGGCGCCATTGGAAGTCATGGCAGCCGGCGGCGTCCGGTGGCATGCTGCGGCGATGCCAGCATCCCCGACTGCCCTGCGCGTCTGCTTCGTCATCCCCACCTACAACGAGGCAGCCAACATCACGCCGCTGCTCGAGCGGCTGACCGCGTTGCACCCCGGCGAGGACACTGCCGTGCTGATCGTGGACGACCGCAGCCCGGACGGTACCGGTGAACTGGTGCAGACGTTCGCTGCGGGCGATCCGCGGGTCCATCTCCTGGAAGGCGCGCGGCGCGGATTGGGCCACGCCTACGTGCGAGGCATGCGCCACGCGCTGGATGAGCTCGGCACAGAAGCGATCGTGGTGATGGATGCCGATCTCTCGCACGATCCCGCCGACGCCCACCGTCTGCTGGACCGTCTTTCCGCCGGCGCCGACGTGGTGATCGGGAGCCGCTACGTGGCCGGCGGAGGCATCGATGATCGCTGGAGCCTGCGCCGGCGGCTGCTGTCGGCATGGGGCAACCAGTTGACGCGCTGGGTGGCGGGCCTGCGGCACGTGCACGACTGCACGGCGGGCTATCGGGCCATTCGCGCCGCGGCGCTGCGGGCGGCGGATGTCGGCGGCGTCAGCGCGCGCGGCTACGCCTTCAACGTCGTGCTATTGCACCGGCTG belongs to Chloroflexota bacterium and includes:
- a CDS encoding polyprenol monophosphomannose synthase; translation: MPASPTALRVCFVIPTYNEAANITPLLERLTALHPGEDTAVLIVDDRSPDGTGELVQTFAAGDPRVHLLEGARRGLGHAYVRGMRHALDELGTEAIVVMDADLSHDPADAHRLLDRLSAGADVVIGSRYVAGGGIDDRWSLRRRLLSAWGNQLTRWVAGLRHVHDCTAGYRAIRAAALRAADVGGVSARGYAFNVVLLHRLSRGGARVVEEPVFFRERDHGRTKLGLRDIAEYLLVIWRLRLADLFRSRGT